The following nucleotide sequence is from Saccharothrix texasensis.
CGGCGGCAGCACCAGGACCAGGACCAGCTCCGGCTCCAGGGCGAACTCGGGCAGGCCGGGGATGAACGACACCGCGAGCCCGACGCCCACCAGCACCAGCGGGGCCGAGAAGTTGAGGCGCTTCGCCGCCGCCGTGACGAGCAACGCGCCGACGAGCAGCAGGAGCAGTTCCGGACCGTGCATGGCGCAATCTTGCGTGATGATGACCGGTATGACCTGTCCTCACGTCCCAGAGCTCCCGGAAGCGGTCACCCCGGACAACCCCGAGGGCTGTGCCGACTGCCTCGCCGCCGACGAGCACAACTGGGCCCACCTGCGGATCTGCCTGTCCTGCGGCCACGTCGCGTGCTGCGACTCCAGCCCGCGCCGGCACGCGACCGCGCACTTCCACGCCTCGGAGCACCCCGTGATGCGGTCGTTCGAGCCCGAGGAGGACTGGCGGTGGTGCTACGTCGACGCCCGGATCGTGTGATCCCCGCGACCGCCCCTCCCGGCGCGTCTTTACAGTCCCTTTAGACGGTTGCCCTATGGCTGTGACCGGCGACACAAGTAACTTCGTGAGCGCTTCATCCAGCGCGACACGAAGGGGTGCGCGTGCCGACCAAGCCGCAGGTCGAAGTCGATGAACTGCTCGCCGAGTACGACGAGGAGCGCCCGTCGCGCGCCTTGTCCCGGCGGTGGGAGCTGGGTGTGCGGGTGGCGGGTCTCGCCATCGCGCTGCTCGTGCTCAAGCAGGTGTTCTGGCCGTTCAGCAAGGGCGGCCAGTACTACCTGGTGATCTTCCTGGCGGTCACGCTGCCGCTGGTCTTCCTCTGCTACCGGCCCCGCGGCAGGCGCGGCGGGACCGACGACCCCGGCGTCCTGGACTGGGTGGCGGCGGCCTGCGCGTTCGTCGTGGGCGCCTACCCCCTGTTCGGCGGGTTCGACGCGTTCCTCGACCGCCAGGGCCAGCTGACCGCGCTCGACGTCGTCGCCGGGTCCCTGCTGCTGGTGCTGGTCCTGGAGGCGTGCCGGCGGACCACCGGCTGGGTGCTGCCGGTCGTCTGCGTCGCGTTCATCGCGTTCGCCTACTACGGCGGGTTCCTGCCGCCGTCCTGGACGATCTCGCACGCCGGCGTGGACTTCTCGCAGATCATCAACGGCTTCTACAACGACGCCACCGGGTTCTACGGGACGCCGCTGGACGTCGCCGCCACCTACATCGTGCTGTTCACCATCTACGGCTCGGTGCTGAACGCCTCCGGCGCCGGCGCGTTCTTCGTGGACATCAGCTTCTCCGCGTTCCGCAAGTCCCGCACCGCGCCGGGCCGCACCGCCGCCACCGCCGGGTTCCTGCTCGGCACCGTGTCCGGCTCGGGCACCGCGACCACCGTGTCGCTGGGCGCGGTGACCTGGCCGATGCTGAAGAAGGCGGGCTACCCCAAGGAGAACGCGGGCGGCCTGCTCGCCGCGTCCGGCATCGGCGCGATCCTGTCGCCGCCGACCCTCGGCGCGGCGGCGTTCATCATCGCCGAGTACCTGGAGACGTCCTACCTGCAGGTGCTGATCTGGGCGATCCTGCCGACCCTGCTGTACTACCTGGGCATCGCGCTGGCCGTGGAGATCGACGCGCGCAAGTTCGGCGCGAAGCCGGTGGAGATCGACTCGCCGAGCCCGTGGGCGCTGCTCAAGCGCGGCGGGTACCACTTCCTGTCGCTCGCGGTGATCGTGGTGTTCCTCGCTTTGGACATCCCGGTGTTCTCCGCCGTCGTCTACGCGACCGGCGTCGCGGCGCTGTTCGCCCTGGTGGCCATGCGCGGCGACGTGCGCGCCTGGGTGCGGGCGATGGCGGACTCGCTGTCGCTGGGCGTCCGGTCGGCGCTGCCGGTGATCGCGGTGTGCGCGGCGGCCGGCGTGATCACGTCCACCATCACCAAGACCGGGCTCGGCCAGGTCCTGGCGTCGACGCTGGTCGACGTGGCCGGCGCGATCTCGTCCAACCCGACCGTGGTGCTGTTCGTCACCGTGGTGCTGGCGGCGGTCGCGGTGAGCCTGCTCGGCCTGGCCGTGCCGGTGACGGCGTCGTTCATCATCTCGTGGGTCGTCATCGGGCCCGCGCTGATCGAGCTGGGCGTGGCGCGCGAGGAAGCCGCCATGTTCATCTTCTACTACGCGGTGCTGTCCGAGGTGACGCCGCCGACGGCGCTCGCCGCCGTGGCCGCCGCCGCGATCACCGGCGGCGACGTGATGAAGACGATGTGGCGGACGTGGAAGTACACGCTGCCCGCGTTCCTCGTGCCGCTGGCGTTCGTGCTGACCGACAACGGCGCCGGGCTGCTGCTACGCGCGTCGTTCCTCGACGGCGTGTGGGTGTTCGCGGTCTCCGCGCTGGGCGTGGCGGCGTTGGCCGTCCTCACCGGCGGCTGGATGTTCGGCCGCGCGCGGTGGCCGGAACGCCTGCTGTGCGCGCCCGCCGCCATCGCCCTGCTCTACCTGCAACCCGTCACCATCGCCGTCGGCCTCGGCTTCCTGCTGGCCGCGGTCGCGGTGCACGTCGTGCTCCGCCGGAAGATCCACTCGGGAGAGGAACAGCATGCGCAGCTGGACGCTTAAGGTCGCCGTGGGCGCGCTCTCGGTCGGCCTCGTCGCCGCCGGGTGCGGGGGGAAGCAGACGCCCGCCGCGTCGAGCGGCGACCCGGGCGGAGCCGCCTGCGAGGCGGCGGACGGCCGGATCACCATCGCGACCGGCAACTCCGGCGGCGTGTACTACGTCGTCGGCGGCGGGCTGGCGAAGCTGATCAGCGACAACACCAAGCTCAAGGCCACCGCCGCCGAGACCGGGGCCTCGGTGCAGAACATCCAGCAGCTCGTCGCGGGCGACTACGACATGGCGTTCTCGCTGGCCGACACGGCGGCCGACGCGGTCGCGGGCAAGGGCGCGTTCGAGGGCAAGCCGCAGCAGGTGCAGGCGCTGACCCGGCTGTACCCGAACTACACGCAGGTGCTGGTCAGGGCCGACTCGGGGATCGACTCGGTGGCCGACATGCGCGGCAAGCGGATCTCGACCGGGTCGCCCAAGTCGGGCACGGAGGTGATCGCGCAGCGGCTGCTGACCGCGGCCGGGCTCAACCCCGAGACCGACGTGCAGGCGCAGCGGCTCGACCTGGCCAAGACCGCGGACGGGATGAAGGACGGCAGCATCGACGGCCTCGTCTGGTCCGGCGGCCTGCCCACCGCGCAGATCACCGACATCACCACGTCGTTGAAGGACCAGGTCAAGTTCATCGACATCACGCCGCAGCTGGACGCGTTGAAGAAGGTCAACGAGGTGTACGACCAGGGCGTCATCCCGGCCGCGACCTACGGGCAGCCGGCGGACGTGCCGACGGTCGCCGTGCCCAACGTCCTGCTCGTGCGCGCGGACTTCCCGGAAGGCGACGCGTGCGCCGTGACCAAGCTCATCTACGAGAAGAAGTCGGAGCTGGAGGCCGTGCACCCGGCGGCGAAGGACATCCGCCAGGAGAAGGCCGGGATGACCGACCCGGTGCCGCTGCACCCCGGCTCGCTGGACGCACTGGGCGAATGACCGGGCGGGTCATCTAGGCTTCCGCACCGTGCGTGTCCTGGTCATCGGGTCTGGCGCCCGTGAACATGCCCTTGTCCTCGCTTTGTCGCGGGATCCTTCGGTGATCGCGTTGGCCTGCGCGCCGGGCAACGCCGGCATCGCCGGTGTCGCCGAGACCTACGGGGTCGACGTCACCGACGCCGGGGCCGTCGCGGCGCTGGCCAAGGAGTGGAACGCCGACCTGGTCGTGGTCGGGCCGGAGCAGCCCCTGGTGGCGGGCGCGGCGGACGCCGTGCGCGCCATCGGGATCCCCTGCTTCGGCCCGTCGGCCGCGGCGGCCCGGATCGAGGGCTCCAAGGCGTTCGCGAAGGACGTCATGGCCGCCGCCGGCGTGCCGACCGCCGTGTCGGAGATCGTCGACAACCCGGCCCGGCTCGACTCGGCGCTGACCCGCTTCGGCCCGCAGTGGGTCGTGAAGGACGACGGCCTCGCCGCGGGCAAGGGCGTGGTCGTCACCGCGGACCGCGCCGTGGCCCGCGCGCACGCCATGACGTTGCTCGACCACGGCCACCCGGTGCTGCTGGAGTCGTTCCTCCACGGCCCCGAGGTGTCGCTGTTCTGCCTCGTGGACGGCGCCACCGTGGTGCCGCTGCTGCCCGCGCAGGACTTCAAGCGCGTCGGCGACGGCGACTCGGGCCCCAACACCGGCGGCATGGGCGCGTACTCGCCCCTGCCCTGGGCCTCGCCCGACCTCGTGGACACGATCGTGGCCACCTGCGTCCAGCCGGTCGTGGACGAGCTGGCGCGCCGCGACACCCCGTTCACCGGCCTGCTCTACGCGGGCCTGGCCCTTACCTCCACCGGCCCGCAGGTCATCGAGTTCAACTGCCGGTTCGGCGACCCGGAGACCCAGGCCGTCCTGGCGCTGCTGCGCACCCCGCCGGCGGCCCTGTTCCACGCCGCCGCCACCGGCGACCTCGCGTCCGCGCCGGAACTCGAGTGGGCCGACGACCACGCCGTGACCGTCGTCATCGCCGCCGAGGGCTACCCCGGCCGGCCCCGCACGGGCGACGTGATCAGCGGGTCCGAGGCGGAAGGCGTCCTGCACGCGGGCACCCGCCGCCGCGAGGACGGCGCCGTCGTCTCGATCGGCGGCCGGGTCCTCTCGGTGGTCGGCACGGGCCGGACCCTGGCCGACGCCCGCACCGACGCCTACCGCCGCGTGGAAGGCGTCCACCTGACCGGCTCCCACCACCGCACGGACATCGCGCTGCGCGCGGCGAACGGGGAGATCACCGCCCCCTAGCGCCGGTCGCGGACCTCCGGGTCGACCGCCGCCACCCCGCGGGAACCGGGCCGGGCGTTTCTTCGTCCAACCTCAGACCCGGCTCACGTGGTCGTTGGTAGCCTCGAACCGGGTTCAATCCGTTACCGACCGTACGGGGGTAGGGCGTCGTGGAACAGGAGACCGGCTTGCTGGGAGCCGTCGCCGCCGCGGGGGGAGCCGTCGGCAGAGCGGTCGGCGAGGTGTTCAAGGCGGAGAAGCGGCTCGGGGACGCGGTGACCGGCGGACCGGCCGGCGGACAGCAGTTCACCGTCACCAAGGACACGGTCCTCCAGGCCGGCAAGATCATCCAGGGCCAGGTCGACGCGCTGTGGACGAGCTACGGCGCCGCCGTCCGGGACCTCCGCGTGAGCATGGGCGGCCTCGACGCCGTGAACGAGGACATCGCCGAGGCGTGGAACGAACGCCTGCTCGACCACGACGACTCGTACGCCCGGCGGGTCGAGCAGTACATCGAGAGCCTCGTGGCGCTGGTCGAGCAGCTGCGCGCCGCGGCCAAGCAGTACGGCCACACCGACGAAGAGGTCACGGCGGCTATGGGGGCAGCGAGTGCTTCGCAGCAGTAAGGCACTCGTCGCGCTCGTGCTGGCGGCCGGCGCGGTGCTGGCCGGCTGCACGCAGGAGGAGCCCGGCGACGCCACGTCCGCGGCGCCCGCCACCGGCTCCACCACGGCGCCGGAGACCTCCGAGTCGCCGGTCGACTTCCCGCCCCGGCCCGCGGACATCAAGGTCGACGGCATCGCGGACGCCTGCGCGACGCTCACCAAGGACCAGCAGCGCGAGCTGGGCATCGACGCGGCGCACGGCCAGCAGATGGACGTCATCGAGGACCGGGAGATGCCCGGGTGCAGCTTCCGGGCCAACTCGCGTCCGCTGTTCAGCTACGAGGTCACGCTGATCTCCGACGAGGGCGCCGGTTACTGGCAGGGCGGCGGCAACCTCGACGTCGTGTCGAAGACCGTCGCCGGGTACGGCGCGGTCCAGGTGACGCTGGCGGGGACGAGCAAGGCGGACTGCGCGCTCGCCGTGGACGTGGCCGACGGGCAGCAGGTGTTCGTCTCCTTCCTGCCGGTAGGCGACGGCTTCACCCAGGACGAGATGTGCCGGAACGCGGCCAAGGGCGCGGAGATGGTCATGACGACGTTGAAGACTTTGAAGTAAGGGGGAGGTATGGGCTTCAGGCAGATCACCGACCACCGCTTCGAGGGGTACTCCAACACCGGGTTGGCGGAGCTGGTCGGGCAATTCCAGACGGGTGACGCCGCCCAGCGGTTCAGCGACGCGTCGCACGCGTTGCGGCAGCTCGCGAGCACGTTGGACGAGACGGACCAGGCGCTGCGGACCGAGCTGAAGAAGCTCGGCATCGACTGGCGCGGCGCCGCGGGCGACAACGCCGGCCAAGCGGTGACGGTCTCGGCGGACACGGCCACCTCGGGCACCGAGGCCGGCCAGACGAACTCCAAGGCGACGGCCGTGCAGGGCGCGAACTACAGCCAGGCCAGGAACGGGATGCCCGAGCCGCAGCAGTTGCGCGGGGCGAGCGAGACCAACCTGGTCGACGACGTCGGCGGGTTCTTCGGGTACGAGACCGATCACGCCAAAGAGGTCAAGGAGACCCAGGCGGCGCGCGAGCAGGCGATCCGGGGGCTCGACCAGTACACC
It contains:
- a CDS encoding TAXI family TRAP transporter solute-binding subunit, with amino-acid sequence MRSWTLKVAVGALSVGLVAAGCGGKQTPAASSGDPGGAACEAADGRITIATGNSGGVYYVVGGGLAKLISDNTKLKATAAETGASVQNIQQLVAGDYDMAFSLADTAADAVAGKGAFEGKPQQVQALTRLYPNYTQVLVRADSGIDSVADMRGKRISTGSPKSGTEVIAQRLLTAAGLNPETDVQAQRLDLAKTADGMKDGSIDGLVWSGGLPTAQITDITTSLKDQVKFIDITPQLDALKKVNEVYDQGVIPAATYGQPADVPTVAVPNVLLVRADFPEGDACAVTKLIYEKKSELEAVHPAAKDIRQEKAGMTDPVPLHPGSLDALGE
- the purD gene encoding phosphoribosylamine--glycine ligase gives rise to the protein MRVLVIGSGAREHALVLALSRDPSVIALACAPGNAGIAGVAETYGVDVTDAGAVAALAKEWNADLVVVGPEQPLVAGAADAVRAIGIPCFGPSAAAARIEGSKAFAKDVMAAAGVPTAVSEIVDNPARLDSALTRFGPQWVVKDDGLAAGKGVVVTADRAVARAHAMTLLDHGHPVLLESFLHGPEVSLFCLVDGATVVPLLPAQDFKRVGDGDSGPNTGGMGAYSPLPWASPDLVDTIVATCVQPVVDELARRDTPFTGLLYAGLALTSTGPQVIEFNCRFGDPETQAVLALLRTPPAALFHAAATGDLASAPELEWADDHAVTVVIAAEGYPGRPRTGDVISGSEAEGVLHAGTRRREDGAVVSIGGRVLSVVGTGRTLADARTDAYRRVEGVHLTGSHHRTDIALRAANGEITAP
- a CDS encoding DUF3558 domain-containing protein: MLRSSKALVALVLAAGAVLAGCTQEEPGDATSAAPATGSTTAPETSESPVDFPPRPADIKVDGIADACATLTKDQQRELGIDAAHGQQMDVIEDREMPGCSFRANSRPLFSYEVTLISDEGAGYWQGGGNLDVVSKTVAGYGAVQVTLAGTSKADCALAVDVADGQQVFVSFLPVGDGFTQDEMCRNAAKGAEMVMTTLKTLK
- a CDS encoding UBP-type zinc finger domain-containing protein; amino-acid sequence: MTCPHVPELPEAVTPDNPEGCADCLAADEHNWAHLRICLSCGHVACCDSSPRRHATAHFHASEHPVMRSFEPEEDWRWCYVDARIV
- a CDS encoding TRAP transporter permease, whose amino-acid sequence is MPTKPQVEVDELLAEYDEERPSRALSRRWELGVRVAGLAIALLVLKQVFWPFSKGGQYYLVIFLAVTLPLVFLCYRPRGRRGGTDDPGVLDWVAAACAFVVGAYPLFGGFDAFLDRQGQLTALDVVAGSLLLVLVLEACRRTTGWVLPVVCVAFIAFAYYGGFLPPSWTISHAGVDFSQIINGFYNDATGFYGTPLDVAATYIVLFTIYGSVLNASGAGAFFVDISFSAFRKSRTAPGRTAATAGFLLGTVSGSGTATTVSLGAVTWPMLKKAGYPKENAGGLLAASGIGAILSPPTLGAAAFIIAEYLETSYLQVLIWAILPTLLYYLGIALAVEIDARKFGAKPVEIDSPSPWALLKRGGYHFLSLAVIVVFLALDIPVFSAVVYATGVAALFALVAMRGDVRAWVRAMADSLSLGVRSALPVIAVCAAAGVITSTITKTGLGQVLASTLVDVAGAISSNPTVVLFVTVVLAAVAVSLLGLAVPVTASFIISWVVIGPALIELGVAREEAAMFIFYYAVLSEVTPPTALAAVAAAAITGGDVMKTMWRTWKYTLPAFLVPLAFVLTDNGAGLLLRASFLDGVWVFAVSALGVAALAVLTGGWMFGRARWPERLLCAPAAIALLYLQPVTIAVGLGFLLAAVAVHVVLRRKIHSGEEQHAQLDA